The following are encoded together in the Lactuca sativa cultivar Salinas chromosome 1, Lsat_Salinas_v11, whole genome shotgun sequence genome:
- the LOC111906487 gene encoding uncharacterized protein LOC111906487, which yields MLEDIGKKVPKVKISIKKAMLAIDYIYSYVIVVNLMRKFTKERNLLRPAVTRFAISFITLAQVHRQRQLEEYSEFCRVGKGKVVQQRSDCKKKDDYKTTFQIIDQRWECQLHKPLHAAGHFLNPGIFYKDIVGVACKDVEQGLYGCIMRLVPDQEVQDKISTKLDKYRNGEGLFGHPMAIRHRKTKAPGIIWIFGA from the exons ATGCTGGAGgacattggaaaaaaggttcCTAAGGTGAAAATTTCAATAAAGAAGGCTATGTTAGCAATTGACTATATATATAGTTATGTTATTGTTGTGAACTTGATGAGAAAGTTCACCAAAGAAAGAAACTTGCTTAGGCCAGCTGTAACTAGATTCGCCATATCTTTTATCACACTTGCCCAAGTCCACAGACAAAGACAACTTGAAGAATATAGTGAATTCTGCAGAGTGGGAAAAGGCAAAGTGGTCCAGCAAAGATCAGATTgcaaaaaaaaag ATGACTACAAgacaacttttcaaatcattgatCAAAGGTGGGAATGtcaattgcataaacctctacaTGCAGCAGGACATTTTTTGAACCCGGGGATATTTTATAAGGATATTGTTGGGGTGGCTTGTAAAGACGTGGAACAAGGGTTATATGGTTGCATTATGAGACTTGTTCCAGACCAGGAAGTTCAAGACAAGATTTCTACAAAGTTGGATAAATACCGGAATGGAGAAGGACTATTCGGTCATCCTATGGCTATTAGGCATAGGAAAACAAAAGCACCAG GCATCATATGGATCTTCGGTGCCTAA